The DNA sequence CCCGCCGCACCATGAGGCCTTCCGCAAGGACATCTCGGAGGAAGACCTCGTTCATGTCATAAGTGGCCTCCGTCTCACCGGCGAGACCGCAGACGAAGTTGAGGCCGGGAAGGAGCTCCGGCACCCCGTTCCGTCTGCCGCTCCCCACCGTATTGACAATTCGGATGGCCTCCATCACGTCATCCGGCAGCGCCTTGAGGTTGTTTGCCCGCACCACCGCAGGGTCTGCCGTCTCCATCCCGAAGGCGGCAACATCCCCTGGCGTGTGCCACCGGACGATGGACTCGAGGGATTCGCGGGCAGCCTCCGGGTGGCGCGCAATCGTGCCGGGGTTGACATTGTCGATGTGCAGGGTCCGGAGGAGGGGGGCCGCCGTTCGGACGCCTTCGAAGAGCCGTTCGAGTGCCTCCGGGTCGGGCCGGGGAAACTCCCCTCCCCCCGTCGCGCCGTAGGCGAGGAGGTCGGGCTGGCGACCGAGGCGGAAATGAACCGCTCCTGCCGATGCGAGGGCCGCCACTTCCGCCAGGATGCCCGGCATCTCCCGCCGGCGTGGCAGTCCATAGAAGGGTTCGGTGCAGAACGAGCACCCCCCGGTGACGGCACGCGAACAGCCGCGTGCGGTCTCCAGCTCGCACATAACGCGGGGAAAGGATGGATGGTCGGTTATTACGGGTGCCCCGGCAACCGCCCATCGATCGATATCAGCGTAGGAGAGCGTCCCCTCTGGTTCACCGCCGGAAAGAAGGGCGTCGAGTGCTGCAGGAACTTCGCCGCTGAGAATATGACGGAATCCCGATATCGCGTGACGGACCGCCGCCTCTCCTCCTCCGGCGGAGCTCCCGAAGATGACCGGCCCGCCGAGTGCGGTCAGTGGATGCCGGAGGGCAGCCCCGATTTGCCGGATCTCGGTCAGGGATGCCGGGGTGCCGCCGAGATACTTCCCGGGCACCGTTACGCCCGCGATCATGACCACGACATCTGCACGGTCGCATTCCTGTAACAGGGCGGCATCCTGCCGTATCTGGTCGATGGTGGCATACCGTACACGGTAGCCGTGTGAAGAGAGGACCCCGGCACAGTAGCGGATGTACGGTGCAATGTAGGGCGGCACGCCAAAACATGCGGGCTCGTCCACATATCCATCGATGATCCATGCATCAGAGGTCATAGCCGATGAGGGAGAGGAGGGCCCGCGCCCAGAGAAGTTTACCGCGCTTCATGGGAGGAACCGACATGTCATCGAGATCGAACCCAAGGATGACGACCTTGTCCGCCCCGAGGGCGTCGGCTGCAAAGACCGCACGGTCCCCGTCGGTAAACCCCCCCCAGTTGTGCACATGGCCGAACGGACGTGTCTGGCAGGTCAGGACCAGCGGCCCTTCGAACATCGGGACCCACCGCCGGACGAGGGGGATGTTGTCGCCATGGGCGTGAACCACCATCACCGTTCCCTCGCGGTTCATCGCAACGAAGCTCTCCTCGGCGCCGTCGAGGTCGGTGAAGACCGCGTCCGGACGGATGCCCGCACGCCAGAGGAGATCGGCCGCGGCATCGGCGGCAAAGACGGTTTCTTCGCAGCAGGGAAGGTCGTCCTTCAGGCACGGTGCATTCCCGCAGACGGTAACCGTCCGCCCGGCACAGAGTTCTTCCAGACGTGCGACATCGTCTTGCGCCGTGAGCACGGCAGCAATCTCCGCAGCCTCCTCGTCACCTTCCCGGTCAAACCCGAAGGTATCAAGGATGCGGAGATAGTGAGGTTCCCAGTCCTCAAATCTCATTCGCTGATTCCTCTTCATCTATACCGACAATATGCATGAATTTCCTGAGAATCGGATCAATGATGAGTTCCAGCAGTTCGTCTTTGTTGCGGGCGAGCGTGAAGACAGAGAGGGGGATTGTTGCGGCGCCCATTGCGGAGTGCCCCCCCGCTTCGCCGATTCCCTCGAACGCCTCCTCCATCGCCTGCCCGATATTGAGCCGGATATCCTTGTTCCGGGCGGAGAATGCGATCACATTGTCGGTGATGCCATAGACAAGCGAGGTGTTGACCCCTTCCAGCTGGATAAGGAGGTCCGCCGCCTGCGGGATGGCATCCCGGTTTCTGACGTACCCGACGCTGGAGAAGAGATAGCCCGAGAGAAGCCGGCGGTTTTTAATGGCATTGCCGAGCACCTCGAGCGTCTCCTGCGAAACCGACTGCGATGTGATCTTTTCCAGCAGTTCGGATTCCGTCAGCGGAAGGAGAAACGCGGCTAGGGTGAGATCCTGCGGGGTGGTATTGCGCCGGAAACAGCGCGTGTCGGCCATAATGCCATAAAAAAGAGCGGTTGCGATGTTGGAGTCCACGGGGACATCGAGTTCCCGCAGGTACTGGGTCATGAGACTTGCGGTCGCACCCATGTCAGGCCGTTTATCGACAAAATCCGCAGCATTTTTCGCAAGATCGCCATTCGGGTGATGATCAATGATGATATTGACGTGGGACTCCTTTGGAAGCGCGTTGTTCACGCCGGGGGCCGGGGAATCGACGATCGCAAGGTAATCGCAGTCCCTGAGTATGTCCGGAGTAATGCGCTCCATCCTGATGTCGAGGAGATTGACAAAGGCACGGTTTTCCTGGTGACCAATCTTACCGTCATAGAGAATCCGGCATTCCAGTACACCCTTACTCGCCGCTTTTCCGAGAGCGCACAGCGCCATCGCGCTGGAGATCGTATCCGGGTCAGGGTTGGTATGCGTGACGATTCCCATCGTACCCCGCCAGCTGGAGAGCAGGTCATTCAACCTGCGTGCCTGACGGGAGGACTGCAGTTTGCGTGCGTGGTGAACCGCCTTCTTCGCAAACACTTCCTGTGGGTGGAGTACTTCATCTGCTCCAACTGCGGAGAGCAGGTCAACGGTCCCCGAATCGACGGCTCTGACGATGACGTACGCGGATGGAAATGTACTCTTGATGGTCCTGACTGCCGCAAGATTGCCTTTTTCATCACTTGCGAGGACAAAGACCACACGCGGTACCGGGACTTCCCTGAGCATGTCCGGGTCTCCGATATCGCGAACGAGCGCCTCATATTTCTGATCCCTGAGATCCTGCACCTTGTGCTCGTCCCTATCTATGATGACGATGTCGGCAGTCTCTTTGAGGAGCTCGTAGAGAACATTGTATCCGATACTTCCGCATCCGAGTATCAGGTATTCGGTGGTTGCCGTCGTTTGAGATCCTTGCGGATTCGTCTCAGGCATGGTAAGGTAAGTTTCTGTTGTTCAGGGATAATTAAGGATCTCCGAAAAGTATATGACCAATTACCTACCACGTAGTTAGGTCAAACGAGTGGGCCTGTAGCTTAGTCAGGAAGAGCGACGGACTCTTAATCCGTCGGCCAGGGGTTCAAATCCCTTCAGGCCCGTTTACATCTTTTTATGCGGATTTTAAGCAGATATTGAGGATTTTAATTTTTGTATTCCCACCGCAGGGGAGAGAAAGGGGCGGCAGATGTCCGGGGAGGAAAGCCCCGGTGCCCACCATGAAAAAGTTATTTCCCGATTTTCAGGAGCATTTCTTCGAGACTGGGGTACCTCGATTCGATGCGTTTGACCGTCCCTCCCGCGCCTGCTATGAGGGCGGTGGCGGCATTGAGGGCGGACATATCCGCGGCCTCGGTGACGTACTCCCCCGCGTCACGGGAGACCGCAAGTGCTTCCGGCAGAACTGATGCGTCGGGGACGGTGAACCGGATGTGGTAGCTGAACGTGCCGAACTTCGACCGGAGTTCGTCCATCGTCCCGAAGGCAATCTCCCGACCCTTCCGGAGAATGAGAATCCGGTCGCAGATCTCCTCGACCTGCAGGAGGTTGTGGGCGGAGAGGAGGATCGTCCTTTCTTCCTCGTCCCGGAGTCGTGCCAGATACTCGATGATGTAGCGAGAGGTCATCGGGTCAAGCCCGGAGGTGGGTTCGTCATAGATGAGGAGCGACGGATCGTGGATGAGTGAGCGCGCAATTGCCACCTTGCGCCGCATCCCCTTGGAGAGTTCGCCGATCTTCTTCCCGCCATGATCCAGCTGGAGTGAGCTCAGGAGGCGCTCCCCCCGATCGGCGATCGTTGCGCGGTCGAGATGGTAGAGTTCGCCGAAGAACGAGAGATAGGAATCGACGGTCATCGTGTCATAGAGGCGGGACTCTTCGGGGAGGTACCCCAGGGTCCTCCTCAGACTGACGGGATCGCGTACGACGTCGATACCATTTATGACAAGGGTTCCGGCGGTCGGCTGCATGAGCCCCGCCATGATCTTCAGGAGGGTCGTCTTCCCCGCTCCGTTATGCCCGATAATCCCGAATATGCCGGGTTCATCCGTCTCAAAACTGACGCCGTCGAGCGCCCGGAATCCGTCATAGTCCTTGATGAGCCCTTCCGCACGTATCATCCAATCAGGCAGAGGTTTGTATTCATCATTATAAATCTTAATGTATCATTACCTGCCACCTCTGATTACGTGAGGGGGGCGGCGGCGAGAGACATCCTTTCCATCGGCAGATGGGAAGTGCGGCGTACGGCGACATCGATGTCACGCGAGGTGGTACCGGTAGCCATCCTCCTCTTTGTCCTTTTGATCTTTGCCACCGGATATGTCCAGCAGACCGGTATGCATCTGCAGGACGGGATGTTTACGGCGGGAACCGACTCCCCCGAGGTGGCCTCCCTCCTCTCATCCGATCCCCGCTTCGTGGCCTTCCTCTCTTCCGACGAGACCCTCCTGCAGGCGGCAGACCCCGATCTGCTGTTCACCCGCGGAGCCCTCTCGGTGGCGGAGACGGACAAGGGTTCGGCAGCGGCAAATGCCATACAGACCGACTATGTCTCCTACCTCACCGCTGTCTATAACCGCGAGGGGGACCTGTTCGCTGCCTATCCCCTCTGGATCGATCTGCAATACGTCGAAAGCGAACTCGACTTTACGGCTACCCAGTCGGGGCAGCAGATCGGCAGCCTCCGGCGCATGGGTGCGAGTCTCATCCCGGACCGGCCGGTGGTGGAACTCCCCACCCCTTCGCCCGAACTTGGTGCATCAAAAGAAGAACTCCGGGCGGCACTTGTTGCGTCCGAGGGTGATGAGAGTGCGGTCGCCCGGTATACCGACACCCTTTCCTCCGGACCGGACCTCGGGGACTATGCAACTCCCTCCCAGATCACCCCCTCCCTTCCCTTCGACGCAATCGTTCTCATATTCGTCTTCATCTTCCCCCTGTACTTCACCTCGCAATTTTTCATGATGAGTATCATGAACGAGCGAATCGACCGAAGAGGTGAGATCCTCCTTTCGACTCCTGCCCGGCCATGGGTGGTCATCGCCGGAAAGATGCTCCCTTATCTCGTGCTGATGGTGGCGGTCACGGCCATCCTCACCATCCATACCGGGGCGACATTTGCCGTCATCGTCGCCCTCGTCCCCGTCATCTTCTTCTTCCTCGCGGGTGCCCTCCTCATCGGAATGACATCGCGCAGCTTCAAGGAGCTCTCCTTCATCTCGATATTCTTCTCGACGATTGCCACCTCCTATCTCTTCTTCCCGAGCATCTTTGCCCATATCCACGTCATCTCCCTCATATCCCCCCTCACCCTCGTCATCTACGATCTGGAGGGTGGGGGATTCACTCTCGGCGACTACTTCTACTCCACCTTCCTCTTCTGGGCAACGAGCGCCATCATATTCGCGATCTGCATTGTAAATTTCCGTGAGGAACGCCTCTTCAGCCTTCACCCGCTGAGAATGAAGATGAGGGAATACGTAGCGGCACTCATTCCGGCCTCGCATCCCTTCGCGGCACTATTCGGGCTGACCATCTGTACCATCCCCTTCGTGCTCATGGCCCAGATGATGGGGCTTGTCGTTCTCTTCAATCTCCCATTGCCGCTCTCCCTCGTGCTGCTGGTCGTTATCGCGGCATTCATCGAGGAATGGGCAAAGTCAGTGGGCATCTTTGCCGTGTACAGCCGGCGGCCGTCATTCCTGACATGGAAAAACCTCATTCTCTGCTGTCTTGCGGTGATGGCGGGATTTTTCATTGGGGAAAAACTGCTCCTCTTTGCAACCCTTGCCCAGATCTCCGAATCACTCTTCGGAGCGGCACTCTTCTCGAGTCTTCACGTTCTCTGGCTCCCCCTTACTCTCCACTTTACGGGAGCATTTGTCGTGACCGCCATCCTGAAGGTCGCCGGACCGCGGTCGTACCCTGTGGCTCTTCTGGGCGGGACAGCCGTGCACAGCATCTATAACCTCTTCATCCTCACCGGGGGGATCTGACCATGGGATGGCACCATGTGGGAACGATCGCAAAAAAAGAGATCCGCTCGCTCGGAACGGAGAAGACGATCGTCTTTGCCATTCTTCTCCAGATTTTCATCGCCATGTTCTCCTCGTTTTTACTGGTGGGTCTGGCGGCGATGTATGACCCCGATGCACTCGCGGAGTACTCGACGACCCGTGACCCCATCGCCTACACGGGGACCGCTTCGCCGCTTCTCAATCAACTGAAGGAGGAAGGGGACTTCAGGGTCTACGAGATGGATTTTTCCACCGCCATCGCAGCCCTCGAGGAACGGAAGATCTCCGCAGTGGTATGGGTCCCCGATACGGCGCCCGATGCCGAACAGCCGATCAAGATCACCCTCTATACCATTCAAAACGATATCCGGTCATCCGTCGTCAATACAAAACTCAAGGATGTCTTTCTCGCATATGAGGCAGACCTGAGGGAAGTCCGGGGGGACCGGCTGACCGCACCACCGGTCGATCTCGGTCTTCCGAACGAAGCCCCGCGGACGAACTTCTTCGAGTTTGTCTATGGCCTTCTCATCCCCCTCCTGATCTTCATGCCCGCCATCATCTCCGCCGCCCTTATCATCGACTTCATCACCGAGGAATTCCAGCACAATACCATCGAGACCCTGATCTCCACCCCCGCATCCTTTTCCGACATGGTCTGGGGAAAGGTGCTTGCCTGCTTCGTGATTGTGCCCGTACAGTCAGGAGCATGGCTTATCCTTCTTATGGCAAATGGCATTGCAATCCAGGGAACGATGCCCATTCTCCTGCATGTCAGTGCCGGCGCCCTCGGCATGATCCTCCTCTCCGCATTTTGTGCCCTCCATTACCGGGAGCGGACGAATGCCCAGTTCATCTTCTCGACGGCACTTGTGGTCGTCATCATGGCGGCCCTTGCCCTCCCCGGCAATCCCGCCAACCTCATCGTCCGCCTCTCGGTCGGTGCCGCGGGCCCTGCCCACTGGCTCGTCCTCGGGGGAATGGCCGTCCTGCTCATCATGGCGATCGCCGTCCTCGACAGGTATGCCCGGAAGGTCGGGAGGGATTATACCGGCGGTCGGTGAATGCAAATCCCCGGAGACTCACAAACGCTTTTATACTATTCTGCGGCAGGGAGGACTGATCAGCATGAAAACGTATGCATGGTTCCTGATAGCCCTCCTTCTTTGTGCTGCCGCCCTTGTTTCGCCGTCCATGGCACAGGGGGCTTCACAGCCGATCCAGGGATACGCCTGGTATGACATCTACACGAACGTGGATGTGGCGAGCATCTACTTCGACGGGATCTACCAGGGACAGACAGCAAACGGGTACCTCTCGGTGGAGGTTCCCGTCCCCTCATCCTACAGCACGGTGACCGCCCGGCGCGGCGGATACAACAGTGCCTCAGCCTCCCTCCCCTATCCGGTGATGGACAAACGGTATTCGGTCAGCCTTACTCTCTCCCCGCTCGTCCCCTCATACGGGTGGCTCAATGTCAATTCCGTCCCGTCAGGGGCATCGGTATATGTCGACAGCAGCTACCGGGGGCGTACACCCCAGACGATACAGCTCAACCATGACTCCTATTACCTGAGCGTCGAAAAGGACGGTTATTATTCGTACCAGACGACGGTCTATGTCTACGCAGGCCAGACCACCTATGTGAGCCCCACCCTCAGTGAAAAACCGGTCTACGGGACACTCTCGGTGACCACCTCTCCCTCCGGTGCCTATGTCTACGTGGACGGAACCTACAAGGGGGTCACCCCGGCGATGGTCGGCGGTCTCACCGAGGGGTCGCATTTCATTGAGCTGACAAAATCGGGGTACCAGGACTGGACGGGGACGGCCAGAATCTATGCGAAACAGACGACCTATATGAGCCAGGTACTCACACCTGTCAGTGCTCCGACGACCGGAGCCATCGCGGTGACATCCAACCCCTCCTATGCATCGGTCTATCTCGACGGGGGATACCAGGGGCAGACCGAACCGGGCTCCCCGTTCATCATCAGCGGGGTTTCCCCGGGGACCCGCACGGTGATGGTCCGGCTGACAGGATACGAGGACTCGATGAGCCAGGTGACGGTGAACTCGGGACAGACCACCACCGTGGAGGCACAACTCGTGCCTGCCACGACCGGGGACGGCACACTTTCCATCTCCTCCTCGCCGACGGGGGCGGACGTCTATATCGACAATGCCAAACGCGGCATCGCCCCGGTGACGATCGACGGGATGGCACCAGGGACCTATGCCATCAGCCTCCGGCTTCCGGGATACAGTGACTGGTCAGGAGAGGCTGTCGTGAATGCCGGAGCAACCTCATATGTGTCGGGGACCCTTTCACCCCTTCCGGCAGAGACCCCTGCATCAACCCTCATGGCAGCATTCGCTCTTGCCCTCCTCGGGGGATCTTCATCTGTGCCCGCCGTCGGAATTCCTGAACCTTTTTTTTTCTTTGCCATTTCAAGAATCCTTATCATCCCCGGATATTAATCGGGAATTATTTCGTCAGCCTTAATCGACCGATTCTGGCCAGAATGGAAGAATGATAAATTTTTCAGCAATTATTTATATGCACAGCAATAATTCCACTATGATTCATATGAACTACAGTATTCCTGCAGCTGCAATGGCTCTGCTTCTCCTCTGTGCGGCAGTGCCTTCGGCAATGTGCGCCGGTACCATCGGCGGAGATGAAGGATGGTATGACATCCATACAAACGTGGACGGCGCTGCCATCTATTTCGACGGCGAATACAAGGGCGAAACTACCGGCGGCATTCTGAGTGTTGCCGTCTACTCGACGGCGACGCCGTACAGCACCGTTACCGCCTCCAAGAACGGCTACAGTTCTGCATCCGCAAATCTTCCCACCATGCCCGGCGCGGGTGAACACCAGTCGGTCTACCTGACCCTGAACCCCATCCAGCCAACGACCGGCGCCATCAGGATCAGTTCCTCCCCGAGCGGTGCCGACGTCTACATCGACGGCGTCTACAAGGGTACGACCACCGAGACGGTGAGCGGCCTTTCGGCAGGCAGCCACGACCTGCGCCTGAAGTACCCCGGCTACAATGACTACTACGACACCATCACCATCACCGCTGGACAGACGGTGACCACCCAGGCGGTCCTCAAGGCACAGGCGACCTACGGCACCATCTCGGTGACCACCACACCTTCCAATGCGCAGGTGTATATCGACGGTGACTACAAGGGCACCTCTCCCCGGACCGTCGGCGGCCTCTCCCAGGGCGCTCACATCCTCGAGATCACGATGCCCGGATACGAGGAGTGGTCCAACCAATTCAATATCCACTCCAATCAGGTCACCTACGTGACCGCGACCCTGAAGGCGATCCCCAACCCTACGACAGGAACGGTCTCGATCACCTCCAACCCGGCTTATGCGTCGGTCTACCTTGACGGCGTCTACCATGGACAGACCGAACCCGGCACACCGCTCGTCATCAACGGCGTCACCGCAGGCACCCACACGGTGAAGGTGACCCTTGCCGGCTATCAGGACTCCGTCACCTCGGTGACCGTCAACTCCGGACAGACCTCGACGGTGACCGCAAACCTGCAGGGCGGTGCGACCGGCAACGGCGCCATCGATGTCACCTCGTCTCCCACCGGTGCAACGGTGTACCTTAACAACGTCAACAAGGGCATAACCCCGGTCACCCTTACGGACCTTACTCCCGGCAGCTACACGGTGACCCTCAAGCTCTCCGGGTATACCGATTATTCCAGCACGGTCGAAGTGAATTCCGGTGCGACGTCCTATGTCTCGGCAAGCCTCTCCCCCACGAGCACTCCGACCCAGTCCCCGGTTCCGGTCTTCGGCCTTCTGGCCGGTCTCGGCATCGCAGGGCTCCTCGCTGCATCTCGCCGCAGGGACTAAAACCACCAATCATTTTTACATAAATTTCTCCAGCCGGATACCCCCGTGACTTTGAGGGCGAACCGGTCAGGGTGGATGTTCCCGTTCCCGATGGATCGCTTATATGCCTCTGCCATCACAACAATAGAGTATATGAGAGTCACCGTCATCTCGCCGGATATGCACACCTACGGGGCGATGCTCATCGGGGGCGTGCTTCGTGACGCAGGATATGAGGTCGAACTGAGAAGAGAACTTGCCGCCGACCCGGACAGCACCGTTCTCCTCTCCCTCTACTCCACCCAGCACCTGATGAACCCGGGCATCAAGGCATTTGTCGCCGGCCACCGGGAGAGGGGCGGTGCCGTCTATGTGGGCGGACCCGTCTCCGCCGCACCGGATATCGTGCTCGGCGAACTCTCCCCCGATGCGGTCTGCGTCGGCGAGGGCGAGGAGACGGTGCTCCGGCTACTGGCGGAAGGTCCGCATGAGGGCATCCCCGGATGTGCATGGATGGAGGCGGATGAGATGCGCTTCACCGGCCCCGCCCCCCCGGCGTCCGTGCACCGCCCCCTGCCCTTCATACCTCCCGGTATCGGCAGCCAGGACATCCGCGGGGCGTCGGCCTATATCGAGAGTCACCGCGGGTGCATCGGCGCCTGCACCTTCTGTCAGGTACCCCGCTTCTTCGGGCGGGAGGTCCGCAGCCGCGATTTGGAGGACGTGCTCGCCGAGGTGCAGGCGTTCAAAGATGCCGGAGCAAAGCGTCTCTCGGTCTCCGGCGGCACCGGGTCGCTCTACTGCTGCGGTCCCGGCGGGGCGGTGAACGACGATGCCTTCGCCGCCCTTCTGGAGGGGATGGCGGAGATCATGGGTCCGAAGAACATCTCATCTCCGGACATCCGGGTGGACTGCATCTCCGACACGGTCCTCGATGCCATCCGCGACTATACAATCGGCTGGGTCTTCTTCGGGCTCGAATCCGGAAGCGACCGCATCCTGCGCCTGATGGGGAAGGGCGTGACCGCCGACGATGCGGGCAGAGGTGTGGAGGCCTGCCGCGAACACGGACTGAAGGTCGCAGGGAGCTTCATCGTCGGATACCCGACGGAAACGGAGGAGGAGTACGAGGAGACGAAGGACTTCATTACGATGTACGGGCTCGACGATGTCTTCGTTTCCATCGCAGAGCCCATCCCCTCGACGCCGCTTGCCGATCTCGTCCTGCGGACGCCCCGGGAGGAGAACCCCGTGTACAGGCCACATGAAGGGGAATACCGATCCCTTCACCTGACCGAGGCCGAGGCACGCTCCTTCGACCTTCAGCAGCACGCGGACCTCTTCAAGCCCGGCCTGCACGTGGTCACCGACGAGGTCTTCTCCGCCTATCTCGCGGGGGTCCGGAAGGACGGCGAGGATGTCCGGCGGGTGACCGAACTGCTCTTCTCCTATTACGGCCGAAAATAGGACCTCATCCGATCTTTTATTATGCCGGAGGACTGATCCTCAGGCTGGTATGGCATGCAGGTAC is a window from the Methanovulcanius yangii genome containing:
- a CDS encoding radical SAM protein, producing MTSDAWIIDGYVDEPACFGVPPYIAPYIRYCAGVLSSHGYRVRYATIDQIRQDAALLQECDRADVVVMIAGVTVPGKYLGGTPASLTEIRQIGAALRHPLTALGGPVIFGSSAGGGEAAVRHAISGFRHILSGEVPAALDALLSGGEPEGTLSYADIDRWAVAGAPVITDHPSFPRVMCELETARGCSRAVTGGCSFCTEPFYGLPRRREMPGILAEVAALASAGAVHFRLGRQPDLLAYGATGGGEFPRPDPEALERLFEGVRTAAPLLRTLHIDNVNPGTIARHPEAARESLESIVRWHTPGDVAAFGMETADPAVVRANNLKALPDDVMEAIRIVNTVGSGRRNGVPELLPGLNFVCGLAGETEATYDMNEVFLRDVLAEGLMVRRVNIRQLMPFEGTAAWEDNTLGEHDARFRLFKERVRKEFDVPMLRRVFPEGTCLKDVMVEESGQTSFGRQMGSYPILVGIPMSLPSGTTLDAVVVSHGMRSVTGLPAPIAINALPPSALKWIPGVGKKRVASLMARRPFADMASFRQAIGTETPVDPYLTFGER
- a CDS encoding 6-hydroxymethylpterin diphosphokinase MptE-like protein, which codes for MRFEDWEPHYLRILDTFGFDREGDEEAAEIAAVLTAQDDVARLEELCAGRTVTVCGNAPCLKDDLPCCEETVFAADAAADLLWRAGIRPDAVFTDLDGAEESFVAMNREGTVMVVHAHGDNIPLVRRWVPMFEGPLVLTCQTRPFGHVHNWGGFTDGDRAVFAADALGADKVVILGFDLDDMSVPPMKRGKLLWARALLSLIGYDL
- a CDS encoding DHH family phosphoesterase is translated as MPETNPQGSQTTATTEYLILGCGSIGYNVLYELLKETADIVIIDRDEHKVQDLRDQKYEALVRDIGDPDMLREVPVPRVVFVLASDEKGNLAAVRTIKSTFPSAYVIVRAVDSGTVDLLSAVGADEVLHPQEVFAKKAVHHARKLQSSRQARRLNDLLSSWRGTMGIVTHTNPDPDTISSAMALCALGKAASKGVLECRILYDGKIGHQENRAFVNLLDIRMERITPDILRDCDYLAIVDSPAPGVNNALPKESHVNIIIDHHPNGDLAKNAADFVDKRPDMGATASLMTQYLRELDVPVDSNIATALFYGIMADTRCFRRNTTPQDLTLAAFLLPLTESELLEKITSQSVSQETLEVLGNAIKNRRLLSGYLFSSVGYVRNRDAIPQAADLLIQLEGVNTSLVYGITDNVIAFSARNKDIRLNIGQAMEEAFEGIGEAGGHSAMGAATIPLSVFTLARNKDELLELIIDPILRKFMHIVGIDEEESANEI
- a CDS encoding ABC transporter ATP-binding protein; protein product: MIRAEGLIKDYDGFRALDGVSFETDEPGIFGIIGHNGAGKTTLLKIMAGLMQPTAGTLVINGIDVVRDPVSLRRTLGYLPEESRLYDTMTVDSYLSFFGELYHLDRATIADRGERLLSSLQLDHGGKKIGELSKGMRRKVAIARSLIHDPSLLIYDEPTSGLDPMTSRYIIEYLARLRDEEERTILLSAHNLLQVEEICDRILILRKGREIAFGTMDELRSKFGTFSYHIRFTVPDASVLPEALAVSRDAGEYVTEAADMSALNAATALIAGAGGTVKRIESRYPSLEEMLLKIGK
- a CDS encoding PrsW family intramembrane metalloprotease — encoded protein: MRGAAARDILSIGRWEVRRTATSMSREVVPVAILLFVLLIFATGYVQQTGMHLQDGMFTAGTDSPEVASLLSSDPRFVAFLSSDETLLQAADPDLLFTRGALSVAETDKGSAAANAIQTDYVSYLTAVYNREGDLFAAYPLWIDLQYVESELDFTATQSGQQIGSLRRMGASLIPDRPVVELPTPSPELGASKEELRAALVASEGDESAVARYTDTLSSGPDLGDYATPSQITPSLPFDAIVLIFVFIFPLYFTSQFFMMSIMNERIDRRGEILLSTPARPWVVIAGKMLPYLVLMVAVTAILTIHTGATFAVIVALVPVIFFFLAGALLIGMTSRSFKELSFISIFFSTIATSYLFFPSIFAHIHVISLISPLTLVIYDLEGGGFTLGDYFYSTFLFWATSAIIFAICIVNFREERLFSLHPLRMKMREYVAALIPASHPFAALFGLTICTIPFVLMAQMMGLVVLFNLPLPLSLVLLVVIAAFIEEWAKSVGIFAVYSRRPSFLTWKNLILCCLAVMAGFFIGEKLLLFATLAQISESLFGAALFSSLHVLWLPLTLHFTGAFVVTAILKVAGPRSYPVALLGGTAVHSIYNLFILTGGI
- a CDS encoding ABC transporter permease, whose product is MGWHHVGTIAKKEIRSLGTEKTIVFAILLQIFIAMFSSFLLVGLAAMYDPDALAEYSTTRDPIAYTGTASPLLNQLKEEGDFRVYEMDFSTAIAALEERKISAVVWVPDTAPDAEQPIKITLYTIQNDIRSSVVNTKLKDVFLAYEADLREVRGDRLTAPPVDLGLPNEAPRTNFFEFVYGLLIPLLIFMPAIISAALIIDFITEEFQHNTIETLISTPASFSDMVWGKVLACFVIVPVQSGAWLILLMANGIAIQGTMPILLHVSAGALGMILLSAFCALHYRERTNAQFIFSTALVVVIMAALALPGNPANLIVRLSVGAAGPAHWLVLGGMAVLLIMAIAVLDRYARKVGRDYTGGR
- a CDS encoding PEGA domain-containing protein; this translates as MKTYAWFLIALLLCAAALVSPSMAQGASQPIQGYAWYDIYTNVDVASIYFDGIYQGQTANGYLSVEVPVPSSYSTVTARRGGYNSASASLPYPVMDKRYSVSLTLSPLVPSYGWLNVNSVPSGASVYVDSSYRGRTPQTIQLNHDSYYLSVEKDGYYSYQTTVYVYAGQTTYVSPTLSEKPVYGTLSVTTSPSGAYVYVDGTYKGVTPAMVGGLTEGSHFIELTKSGYQDWTGTARIYAKQTTYMSQVLTPVSAPTTGAIAVTSNPSYASVYLDGGYQGQTEPGSPFIISGVSPGTRTVMVRLTGYEDSMSQVTVNSGQTTTVEAQLVPATTGDGTLSISSSPTGADVYIDNAKRGIAPVTIDGMAPGTYAISLRLPGYSDWSGEAVVNAGATSYVSGTLSPLPAETPASTLMAAFALALLGGSSSVPAVGIPEPFFFFAISRILIIPGY
- a CDS encoding PEGA domain-containing protein; its protein translation is MNYSIPAAAMALLLLCAAVPSAMCAGTIGGDEGWYDIHTNVDGAAIYFDGEYKGETTGGILSVAVYSTATPYSTVTASKNGYSSASANLPTMPGAGEHQSVYLTLNPIQPTTGAIRISSSPSGADVYIDGVYKGTTTETVSGLSAGSHDLRLKYPGYNDYYDTITITAGQTVTTQAVLKAQATYGTISVTTTPSNAQVYIDGDYKGTSPRTVGGLSQGAHILEITMPGYEEWSNQFNIHSNQVTYVTATLKAIPNPTTGTVSITSNPAYASVYLDGVYHGQTEPGTPLVINGVTAGTHTVKVTLAGYQDSVTSVTVNSGQTSTVTANLQGGATGNGAIDVTSSPTGATVYLNNVNKGITPVTLTDLTPGSYTVTLKLSGYTDYSSTVEVNSGATSYVSASLSPTSTPTQSPVPVFGLLAGLGIAGLLAASRRRD